The Vulcanimicrobium alpinum sequence CGCGGCGCCGGAGGCGGCGGCCAGCAACAACGCCGGAACGGCCCACCGCCGCGCGAGTGCTGACGACATATCGGATTTTGAGTGTTCCCACTACGCGGCCGCCCACACCGGAATCGCCGAACGCACCCCGTCCCGCACGCGCTCGAACGCCGGCAGCCGGAGCGGCACCGTCTGGAGATCGGGGCCGGCATGCGCGGGGACATGGCGCTCGCGCGATTCGAGCGCCGCGACGACGTCGGCGACCACGGCGGAGGCCGTCGGGTCGCCGCCCGCCCCGGTTCCCGCGAAGAGCAGCTCGCCGCAGCCGGCACCGACGACCCGGACGACGTTCTCAGCGCCGCGCGGGCGTGCGAACGGGTGGTCGGCCGGGACGTACGCGGGCGTCACGCCCGCCTCGACGACCAGCGCACGGTCGCCCTCAGCCGCCGGCGGTTCCTCCACCCGGCGCGCCACAGCGAGCAGTTTGAGCCGCCAGCCCCGCTCCGCGCCCGCCCGCACGTCCTCGGCGGTCAAAGCGCCGATACCGCGGCGAGCGATGCGTCCCGAGACCGACGGACGATGAAACGCCAGCCCGGCGAGGATCGCGAGCTTGTGCGCCGCGTCGTGCCCGTCGACGTCGGCGCGCGGATCCGTCTCGGCGTAGCCGAGCCGCTGCGCCTCCGCGAGCGCCTCGTCGTAGCCGGCGCCGTCGCTCATCGCGTCGAGGATGAAGTTGGTCGTCCCGTTCACGACGCCGCCGATCTCGAGCACGTCCTCGTTCGCGAGCGAACCGGCCATCGCGCGCACGATCGGGATCGCGCCGCCGACCGCGGCTTCGTAGCGCAGCGACGCGCCGGTGCGGGCGGCGAACGCAGCGAGCCACGGCCCCTCCGTCGCGATCAGGTCTTTGTTCGCGGTGACGACGTCTTTGCCGCGCGCGATCGCCCGCAGCACCAGTTCGCGCGCGAGGCCGACGCCGCCGATGCACTCCACCACGACGCGCACCGCCGGATCGTCGACCACCTCGAACGGATCGCTCTCGAAATCGGCCCATTCGACCGCGCGCGGCTTGTGCGGATCGCGCACCGCGATCGCGCGGACCAGCTGCGGATGCAGCGCGAGCAGACGCCGCGCGACGCTCGCGCCGACGGTCCCGCAACCGAGGAGCCCGATACCGTCGACGCGCGTCGTCGCGGTGCCGGCCGTCGCAATCGACGGGGCATCGGACGGAGACGGAACGCCGGAGAGGGTCAGCACGGAATCCTCCATGATCGCAGCAGCATCAGAGAAACGAAAAAGCCCCCGCCGTGAGGCGAGGGCCGTATCTGTCGTTCGTGAGCGGTGTGGTTTACGCCGACGTCGATCCAGACCCGCCCTCGCCGAGGGTAGTCGTCATCGTGGTCGTAATCACGCCGTGCGCGAACATGCCGCGACCGTAGCACGCTCGGCGCCCTCCGCGCAAGAGGACGCCCCTTCGGCGCCGCGCGCGAGTTCGTCGCGCAGCAGCGCCGCCAGCTGATCGGGCTCCGCCAAGAATGCGTCGTGCCCGTGATCGCTGTGCTGATGCCGGTAGCCGGCGTCCCACCCGGCCTCGGCCCAGCGCGCCGCGCACGACCAGACGTGCTCGGGCGGATAGAGCTGATCGCCGGCGATCCCCACGAACGTCAGCCGCGTCGGCCCCGCCGGCGCTTCGCGTCCGCGCAGATCGAACAGATCCATCGCGCGGGTCAGCGTCCGGTAACTGTTCGCGTCGATGCGCGCCGCGAACAGATCGCCTTGATGGTCGAGATATCCCTCGACGTCGAAACGGTCGTCGAGCCGGCGGGACGGATCGCCGCCTTTGCGGTCGGGGCGGTTCGCGAAACGCGCTTCGAAGAGATACTCGCTCTTGTATGTCAGTGTCGCGATCGCGCGCGCGAGCCGCAGCCCCGCGACCGGCGCCGCGTCGTACCAGCCGCCGCGAAACGCGGGGTCGAGCGCGATCGCGTCGCGCGCCGCACCGTTCTGCGCGATCCCCTGCGCGCGCAAGTGATCGTACGCGCCCACCACGATCGCGTGCGCGACGCGGTCGCCGTGCGCCCGCACCCATTGCAGCGTTTGAAATCCGCCGAGCGAGCCGCCGATGATCACGCCGAAACGCTCGACCCCGAGCGCTGCGAGCGCGCGCCGCTGCGCCTCCACCATATCGGCGACGGTCACCACCGGAAAGCGCGGCCCCCAGCGCGTGCCGTCGGGCGCGAGCGACGTCGGTCCGGTCGAACCGTAGCAGCCGCCGAGCGCGTTGACGCCGGCGATGCACCAGCGCGCCGGGTCGAAGAGGGCGCCGGGGCCGAAAATCCCGTCCCACCAGTCGGCGACCCGCGACGACCCGGTGAGCGCGTGCGGCGCGAAGACGACGTTGCTGCCGTCGGGCCGCGGCGCAGCGCCGTACAGCGTGACCCGCTGCACGACGCTGTGGAGCGTTTCGCCGGAGGTCAGCTCGATCGTGCCGACCTCGACGTCGCGCTCGAGAACCTCGCTCACCCGAGCGCCTGTTTGAGATCGCCGACGATGTCGTCGATCGACTCGATCCCCACCGAGAGGCGGATCAAGTCGTCGCTCACGCCGCTCGCGATCTGATCCGCCGGCGAGAGCTGCTGGTGCGTCGTCGACGCCGGATGGATCACGAGCGACTTCGCGTCGCCGACGTTCGCCAGCAGCGAGAACAACTGCAGACGATCGATCAGCGCACGCGCCTCGTCGGCGCCGCCTTTCACGCCGAAGGTCAGGATCGCGCCCGCGCCTTTGGGCAGATACTTCTGCGCGCGCGCGTACGCAGGATCGCCGGGAAGGCCCGGATACCGCACCCAGCGCACCGCCGGATGATCGCGCAGAAACTCGGCGACCCGCAACGCGTTCGCGCTGTGGCGCTCGATGCGCAGACCGAGCGTCTCGAGTCCCTGCAGCAGCAGGAACGCGTTGAACGGCGAGAGCGCCGCTCCGACGTCGCGCAGCAATTGCACGCGCGCTTTCAGGATGTAGGCCAGCGGCCCGAGCGCTTCAACGTACTTCAGGCCGTGGTATGACGGATCGGGGGTCGTGAACTCCGGATGCCGGCCTTGCGTCCAGTCAAACTTACCGGAGTCGACGATGACGCCGCCGATCGTCGTGCCGTGACCGCCGATGAACTTCGTCGCGGAGTGCACGACAACGTCGGCGCCGTGCTCGATCGGGCGGAGCAGATACGACGTGGCGAGCGTGTTGTCGACGATGAGCGGAACGCCGGCGTCGTGCGCCGCTTTCGCGATCGCTTCGACATCGAGGACGTCGACGGCCGGGTTGCCGATCGTCTCGGCAAAGAACGCTTTCGTGTTCGGCTTGACCGCCGCGGCGAACGCCGCCGGGTCGGACGCGTCGACCAGCGTCACCTCGATCCCGAACCGCGGGAGCGTGTGCTCGAACGCGTTATACGTGCCGCCGTACAACGACGCGGCGCTGACGATGTGATCGCCCGCGCGTGCGATGTTGAGGATCGAGTACACGACCGCGGCCTGGCCGCTGGCGACCGCGAGCGCGCCGACGCCGCCTTCGAGCGCGGCGACGCGCTGTTCGAACACATCGGTTGTCGGGTTCATGATGCGCGTGTAGATGTTGCCGAACTCTTGCAGCGCGAACAGGCGCGCCGCATGCGACGTATCGTCGAAGTTGTACGACGTCGTCTGATAGATCGGAACGGCACGCGCTTTGGTGGTCGGATCGCCGTCGTGGCCGCCGTGCAGGGCGACCGTTTCGAAGCCGCGCGCAGCGGCCGGGTCGAGGGTACTGCTCATCGTGGACCTCTTCTCACGAATGCGTCGAGCGAAAAAATGGGGCCGGAGAACACGACGGCCCTCGCCGGGAGGCGAGGGCCGTTGCAGTGTCATCAGAACGCCGAAGGGCGACGACGAACTACACCGTCCCCCGCGGGGAACAGCAGCACATCATCATCGCCAGGGACCGGCGGTTCATGCGCCGGACCTTACCACGCGCCCGCGCCCGGCGTCAAGGGCTCGGGTTGAGGCGCTGGACGAAGTCGCCGGTGCCCTTGGCGTTGCGGTCGCCCCATACGGTCCAGACGGCATGATTGGACGAATCGATCCCGACCGTGCCCACCGCCGCATCGACCTTCGTCGTATCGAGCACCGTCGGGGCGCCGTTCTTCGTCAACTGGAAGCGCGTCACGCCGCCCCCGCCGCCGCAAGCGACGATATGCTGCTTGGCGTCGAGGTCGCACTGGTCGAAGCGGGCCGAACCGACCTGCCCGATCTTCTTCCCGTCCGGCGTATAAGCGACGAAGAGGCCCTTGGCGGGGTCGGCCGCATCTCCGCCGCCGACGACGATCTGATCGAACTCCGCATCGCACTGCAGCGGGTGGTTGTGCACCAGCTCGGGTGTCGGAATCGTTCGCGACACCCGCAGCCCCGACGGGTCGATCACCGCAATCTCGTGCACGTTGTCGATGTTCTGATACACCTCGTGCGTCTTCGGGTTGACGGCGAGATACTCGGGCTTGTGGCCCGGGATCTCAATCGACTTCACGACCTTGAACGAGTTCGCATCGACGACGTACAGATGCGTGCCGTCGTCCTCCGCGACATACACCCGTTCCGTGGAGCGGTCGAACGCGAGCGCGTCGACGGCTGAGCCCACCTCAACGCTCTTGACGACCTTCATCGCCACGGGATCCACTTCCATGACGGACTTCTCGGCACCGACGAACACGTGACCCGTCGACGGATCGACCGCGATGCCGTGCGACGCGCCGGTACGCACTTGTCCGAGGACCGCTCCGGAGTCGGCGTCCACGACCAGCAGGGCCCGCGCACCGGTGTGCGCGGCATAGACGCGCCGCCGCGCCGCGTCGACGGTAACGTAATCGAAGCCGCTGTAGACGGGGACGGGTTGCGGCGGAGCAGCAGGTGTCAGCACGGCGACGTCCGTTCGAACGGAGCACCGCAGCTCCTCCATCGCAACGACGGTACGCGCAATTCACCGCGTTCCCGCTCCGCATAAACGGCGCTTAACAAAACGGCAACCTGTCATTAAGGTCGTGCCAGGACCCTGTGCAAGAGATGAACAGACACACGATGCGCGTCGCTATCGCGGCGGCGCTCTTCCTTGCGACGGGGGCCGGTACGGTCCTCAGCTCCTCCCCTGTGCTCGCGCAAGCGGCGCAGACCGCGACCATCACCGGCAACGTCGTCGATCAGCAGACGGGGCTCGGGCTGTCCGGTACGAGCGTGGTGCTGTTCCAAGCGGGCCGTCGGATCGCCGAGACGACGACGGACAACGCGGGAACGTTCACGTTCGCGAACCAGCCGGCCGGGATCTACGATCTCGAATTCGCCGTGAACGGCTATCAGCGCGCCCGACTGACCGATCAAGCCGTGGCGCCGGGAACGGCGGGGATCACGCTGCGCGTCGTCCTCACCCGCGCCACGGGCGAAGGCTCCCTGCGCATCATCGGTCGCGTCAATGCGACGCGGTCAGCCCTCGCGACGACCACCGTCATCAACCGCAACATCGACCCGATCGCGATTCAGAGCGAAGCAAAACTGCGCGTCGGCGACGCGCTGCTTGCGGCGCCCGGCCTTACCTCGTTCAACCTCGACTCCGCACCCGGCGACGACCTCAACATCTCGATCCGCGGGCAGCGCCCGTCGGAAGCGCAGTTGCTGATCGACGGTCACCCGGTCGGGCCGCAAGGCGTGTTCAACGGTACGGGCGGCGGCTTCAACTATCAGCTCTCGCCGTCGTTCGCGCTGAACAACATCGCGATCACCTACGGTACCGGCGGAGCCGCGCTCACCGGCGTGCAGGCGCTCGCGGGGACGATCGACTTCCAGACGATCGACCCGACGCGCACGCCGGAATTTTCCTTCAAGCAAGGCTTCGGGACGCAGGCGCGTTCGCAAACCGTCGCGCAGGCGACCGGCACGATCGGCCGCCTCGGCTACGCGTTCGTGCACGGCGTCGAGGGCAGCGTCGGCGGGTTCGACCCGCAGGTCGTCACGCAGTCCGGTCTGCTCGCCGGCGACGCCACCTCCGCCAACGTCGCGGCGAACACCTGGCTCGTCACCGGCAACTACGTCCTGCGCAACTCGCTGGGCAAACTGCGCTATCAGCTTTCGCCGAAAACCTCCGTCGCGCTCGGCTTCTACGACGCGACGTCGTGGGACGACAAGACCGGCGAAGGCGACAACGACTTCGTGACGCCGGAGTTTGCGCTCTACTCGGCACAGCAG is a genomic window containing:
- a CDS encoding homoserine dehydrogenase — translated: MEDSVLTLSGVPSPSDAPSIATAGTATTRVDGIGLLGCGTVGASVARRLLALHPQLVRAIAVRDPHKPRAVEWADFESDPFEVVDDPAVRVVVECIGGVGLARELVLRAIARGKDVVTANKDLIATEGPWLAAFAARTGASLRYEAAVGGAIPIVRAMAGSLANEDVLEIGGVVNGTTNFILDAMSDGAGYDEALAEAQRLGYAETDPRADVDGHDAAHKLAILAGLAFHRPSVSGRIARRGIGALTAEDVRAGAERGWRLKLLAVARRVEEPPAAEGDRALVVEAGVTPAYVPADHPFARPRGAENVVRVVGAGCGELLFAGTGAGGDPTASAVVADVVAALESRERHVPAHAGPDLQTVPLRLPAFERVRDGVRSAIPVWAAA
- a CDS encoding homoserine O-acetyltransferase family protein, which translates into the protein MSEVLERDVEVGTIELTSGETLHSVVQRVTLYGAAPRPDGSNVVFAPHALTGSSRVADWWDGIFGPGALFDPARWCIAGVNALGGCYGSTGPTSLAPDGTRWGPRFPVVTVADMVEAQRRALAALGVERFGVIIGGSLGGFQTLQWVRAHGDRVAHAIVVGAYDHLRAQGIAQNGAARDAIALDPAFRGGWYDAAPVAGLRLARAIATLTYKSEYLFEARFANRPDRKGGDPSRRLDDRFDVEGYLDHQGDLFAARIDANSYRTLTRAMDLFDLRGREAPAGPTRLTFVGIAGDQLYPPEHVWSCAARWAEAGWDAGYRHQHSDHGHDAFLAEPDQLAALLRDELARGAEGASSCAEGAERATVAACSRTA
- a CDS encoding homocysteine synthase, whose protein sequence is MSSTLDPAAARGFETVALHGGHDGDPTTKARAVPIYQTTSYNFDDTSHAARLFALQEFGNIYTRIMNPTTDVFEQRVAALEGGVGALAVASGQAAVVYSILNIARAGDHIVSAASLYGGTYNAFEHTLPRFGIEVTLVDASDPAAFAAAVKPNTKAFFAETIGNPAVDVLDVEAIAKAAHDAGVPLIVDNTLATSYLLRPIEHGADVVVHSATKFIGGHGTTIGGVIVDSGKFDWTQGRHPEFTTPDPSYHGLKYVEALGPLAYILKARVQLLRDVGAALSPFNAFLLLQGLETLGLRIERHSANALRVAEFLRDHPAVRWVRYPGLPGDPAYARAQKYLPKGAGAILTFGVKGGADEARALIDRLQLFSLLANVGDAKSLVIHPASTTHQQLSPADQIASGVSDDLIRLSVGIESIDDIVGDLKQALG
- a CDS encoding YncE family protein, translating into MLTPAAPPQPVPVYSGFDYVTVDAARRRVYAAHTGARALLVVDADSGAVLGQVRTGASHGIAVDPSTGHVFVGAEKSVMEVDPVAMKVVKSVEVGSAVDALAFDRSTERVYVAEDDGTHLYVVDANSFKVVKSIEIPGHKPEYLAVNPKTHEVYQNIDNVHEIAVIDPSGLRVSRTIPTPELVHNHPLQCDAEFDQIVVGGGDAADPAKGLFVAYTPDGKKIGQVGSARFDQCDLDAKQHIVACGGGGGVTRFQLTKNGAPTVLDTTKVDAAVGTVGIDSSNHAVWTVWGDRNAKGTGDFVQRLNPSP